One region of Candidatus Hydrogenedentota bacterium genomic DNA includes:
- a CDS encoding DUF503 domain-containing protein produces the protein MTIGLLKMDILVPGSRSLKDKRRVVKSLKEQLRNRYNCSVAEVGAKELWGRAQIAVCVVGDDSRFVNTQLNEIVQFSANKGGAELADYQIEMM, from the coding sequence ATGACCATCGGACTTCTGAAGATGGACATCCTCGTTCCAGGCTCCCGCTCCTTGAAAGACAAGCGCCGGGTCGTGAAGAGTCTTAAGGAACAATTGCGCAACCGGTACAACTGTTCCGTGGCGGAGGTGGGCGCAAAGGAGCTCTGGGGACGCGCACAAATCGCCGTCTGCGTCGTGGGTGACGACAGCCGTTTCGTTAACACACAACTCAACGAAATCGTTCAATTCTCTGCCAACAAAGGCGGCGCGGAATTGGCCGACTACCAAATCGAGATGATGTAA
- the rbfA gene encoding 30S ribosome-binding factor RbfA — MPEGRARRVGEQLRKEIADLLTKGVKDPRIGFVSVMEVKMSPDLSYADVYVSLYGSESERKGSLVGLRQAAGYMRRELGKRIRLRVTPEIRFHEDTTLDTAYRIEERLREIHAEQEHEQESE; from the coding sequence ATGCCCGAAGGAAGAGCACGCCGCGTTGGCGAACAACTCCGCAAGGAAATCGCCGACTTATTAACCAAAGGGGTCAAGGATCCCCGGATTGGTTTTGTGTCCGTTATGGAGGTCAAGATGTCTCCTGACCTGAGCTATGCGGACGTGTACGTGAGTCTTTACGGCAGCGAGAGCGAGCGCAAGGGTTCCCTGGTCGGATTGCGGCAGGCCGCGGGTTACATGCGTCGCGAATTGGGCAAACGAATCCGGTTGCGCGTTACACCTGAGATTCGTTTCCACGAAGACACCACCCTGGACACGGCTTACCGCATCGAAGAACGATTGCGCGAAATCCACGCAGAGCAGGAACATGAGCAAGAATCTGAATAG
- a CDS encoding bifunctional oligoribonuclease/PAP phosphatase NrnA yields MSKNLNSGLRAVLDALNEGQSILVTSHTSPDGDAVGSLLAMAHFVRALGKQQVTCSLADPTPRAYTWLPGAQDIVPPGSLQATFDVVVIIDAHQCSRIGEVEKLITESTTLIALDHHLAETIDAPIHVVNPSYAAACEIVIDLFELAGLPISREAAECAYVALITDTGSFRYSNTNPRAHRTAARLLEAGVDVAEISARIFDTMTRPRFDLLGRVLQRAHVSPNGLFASAQLTLADMEETGAKGEDVDGLINYLRNIEGVQLAALFREAGPGITKVSFRARPPVNCAEMLREFGGGGHAAAAGATLQRPMKEAVAAVMAALPEHIKGPE; encoded by the coding sequence ATGAGCAAGAATCTGAATAGCGGCCTTCGCGCCGTATTGGATGCTCTCAACGAAGGCCAATCCATTCTTGTCACGAGCCATACTTCCCCGGATGGCGATGCCGTGGGAAGCCTTCTGGCAATGGCACATTTCGTGCGCGCCCTTGGGAAGCAGCAGGTCACGTGCTCGCTAGCCGATCCGACGCCACGCGCATACACTTGGTTGCCCGGGGCACAGGACATTGTGCCGCCAGGGTCGCTTCAAGCGACGTTTGATGTTGTTGTTATCATCGACGCACACCAGTGCTCTCGTATTGGGGAAGTGGAAAAACTGATCACGGAATCCACGACGCTCATCGCGCTGGATCACCACTTGGCAGAGACGATCGATGCGCCGATCCATGTTGTGAATCCATCGTACGCCGCGGCCTGCGAAATCGTGATAGACCTTTTCGAACTTGCAGGACTCCCCATCTCGCGGGAAGCGGCCGAATGCGCGTATGTCGCGCTGATAACCGACACCGGGAGTTTCCGCTATTCGAATACGAATCCCCGCGCGCACCGAACCGCGGCACGCCTGCTCGAAGCGGGCGTCGATGTGGCGGAGATCTCCGCGCGCATTTTCGACACGATGACACGCCCACGATTCGACCTGCTGGGTCGTGTCCTGCAGCGCGCGCATGTTTCGCCCAACGGTCTTTTCGCCAGCGCTCAACTGACGTTGGCCGATATGGAAGAGACCGGCGCGAAGGGAGAGGACGTGGATGGGCTTATCAACTACCTTCGCAACATCGAGGGGGTGCAGCTCGCTGCCCTTTTCCGCGAAGCAGGTCCAGGAATCACCAAAGTGAGCTTTCGCGCGCGTCCGCCCGTGAATTGCGCTGAGATGCTTCGCGAGTTCGGTGGGGGAGGGCATGCTGCGGCAGCGGGTGCTACGTTGCAGCGCCCCATGAAGGAAGCGGTTGCCGCGGTTATGGCCGCGTTGCCTGAACACATAAAGGGCCCTGAATGA
- the truB gene encoding tRNA pseudouridine(55) synthase TruB: MNGILLVDKPAGLTSHDVVDRIRRAAGMRRVGHTGTLDPAATGLLILCLGPATRLSEFLTGLDKVYEGTMRLGLTTDSYDLDGKVVAEKPVPPVTAERIQSIFDTMTGTIMQVPPMVSAVKVGGERLYKMARKGVVVEREPRPVTIREFTLLELAPPDVQFRVRCTRGTYARSLCHDVGELLGCGAALAALRRTFVGPHSVDTAKPVEYFQNPESVRSCLLNVDSALELPQVTVRRSSRPMVSSGGLLGIDDLTAPCPVQDGWIQVKSEAGELLALGEVHLSCGQVRIQPKRVLCEK; this comes from the coding sequence ATGAACGGCATTCTTCTGGTAGACAAACCCGCGGGGCTTACATCGCACGATGTCGTTGACCGCATTCGGCGTGCCGCGGGCATGCGCCGGGTCGGCCATACGGGTACGCTCGATCCGGCGGCAACGGGGCTTCTAATACTCTGTCTGGGTCCAGCGACGCGGCTTTCCGAGTTTCTGACAGGACTCGACAAAGTGTATGAAGGCACCATGCGCCTTGGATTGACCACCGATTCGTACGATCTGGACGGCAAAGTGGTTGCCGAGAAGCCCGTGCCACCCGTAACGGCCGAACGCATTCAGTCCATTTTCGACACCATGACGGGAACCATCATGCAGGTTCCGCCCATGGTGAGCGCGGTGAAAGTGGGAGGGGAGCGCCTCTACAAGATGGCCCGCAAAGGTGTCGTCGTGGAGCGCGAACCGCGACCTGTCACCATTCGCGAGTTCACGTTACTGGAACTCGCGCCGCCGGATGTCCAATTCCGGGTGCGTTGCACGCGCGGCACCTATGCCCGATCTCTGTGCCATGACGTCGGTGAATTGCTGGGTTGCGGCGCTGCGCTGGCGGCCTTGCGTCGAACGTTTGTCGGACCGCATTCAGTGGACACGGCGAAGCCCGTTGAGTATTTTCAGAATCCGGAGAGCGTGCGTTCATGTCTGCTTAACGTCGATAGCGCCCTCGAATTACCCCAGGTGACCGTTCGGCGATCAAGCCGGCCCATGGTTTCTTCGGGAGGTCTTCTTGGTATCGACGACCTCACTGCTCCGTGTCCGGTTCAAGATGGATGGATCCAGGTCAAGTCGGAAGCGGGTGAGCTGCTCGCTCTGGGAGAAGTGCATCTTTCATGCGGACAGGTTCGCATCCAACCCAAACGGGTGCTTTGTGAAAAGTGA
- a CDS encoding bifunctional riboflavin kinase/FAD synthetase has translation MIQIVNDIRTHEVQFSGLVLTIGSFDGVHLGHRTILDEVLRQARARMGSSAVLTLKPHPREFFSPDHAPSLLTSESKKWQLFEQAGIDAVFVLPFDETVASLEPEAFVEEILVRRCRAESVVVGHDFRFGKRARGDFELLRNLASKSGFSVTQVEPLLMDGERVSSTLIRERLLLGDISKAEAFLGRPYSVVGEVVPGRHIGSSIGFPTANVRPHHSAIPAQGVYVAYTYLDGRAYPTAVNIGIAPTIRNEDMTIEAHLLDFSGNLEGREVEVAFLKRLRSEIRFPSVQDLIAQIQRDVAEVRAFFEAQTAL, from the coding sequence GTGATTCAAATCGTCAACGATATCCGCACGCATGAGGTGCAGTTCTCGGGATTGGTTCTCACCATCGGGAGCTTTGACGGGGTCCACCTGGGGCACCGCACAATCCTGGATGAAGTGTTACGTCAGGCGCGCGCTCGAATGGGAAGCTCCGCGGTCCTTACTCTGAAGCCGCATCCGCGCGAGTTCTTCAGCCCCGATCACGCGCCCAGTCTGCTGACCAGCGAATCCAAGAAATGGCAGCTCTTTGAGCAAGCGGGAATCGATGCGGTATTTGTGTTGCCGTTCGACGAGACGGTGGCTTCGCTGGAGCCCGAGGCGTTCGTCGAAGAGATACTGGTTCGGCGCTGTCGCGCAGAGTCTGTGGTTGTTGGTCATGACTTCCGATTTGGGAAACGCGCCCGCGGTGATTTCGAGTTGTTGAGGAACCTCGCGTCAAAGTCAGGGTTTTCAGTAACGCAAGTGGAGCCCTTGCTCATGGACGGCGAGCGCGTGAGCAGTACGCTAATCCGCGAACGACTCTTGCTTGGCGATATCAGCAAGGCCGAAGCTTTCCTTGGGCGTCCGTATTCGGTTGTGGGCGAGGTGGTGCCAGGTCGACACATTGGTTCGTCCATAGGCTTCCCAACAGCCAACGTACGGCCTCATCATTCCGCGATCCCGGCTCAGGGCGTCTATGTCGCCTATACATATCTTGATGGTCGAGCCTACCCAACGGCAGTTAACATTGGTATCGCGCCAACTATCCGCAACGAAGATATGACCATTGAAGCCCATCTCCTGGACTTCAGCGGCAATCTTGAGGGTAGAGAGGTCGAAGTCGCATTTCTCAAGCGTCTGCGCTCGGAAATCCGTTTCCCGTCCGTGCAGGATCTCATCGCCCAGATACAACGAGACGTGGCTGAAGTGCGTGCATTCTTTGAGGCGCAGACTGCGTTGTAG
- a CDS encoding TolC family protein, giving the protein MPRLLQTLVVITGILCAIGCSTTHYKERADREVYSIIKAKSGDVPGMPEEFNIEKASEDPVKDLPGAEQPPEFLGEMGQTESGAQVLSLEKALQIAVTNSRTYQNQKELLYLQALSLTLDRHRFTPIFSAGGSARYNRSTQDISKLSATGELAQAIPGFMQSTGANASTLLGNAPTAAGFLELYGIPPDATSIAALQAVGSLAGTPAKLLNEYASVVEEAFTVTGLNQPKNEIMNERSVSGDTSVGVNLLLRGGGRIAASLTSDFLRFLTGDPSVTTSSALVGSITQPLLRGRGKDVVAEQLTQAERDVLYQLRTFTRFRQEFVVQVASSYYSVLQNRDAVRNNWQGYQSFRLSAERERALAEEGRRTQTDLGRIEQSLLNSENSWVDSIRAYKQSLDRFKILLGLPTDASIILDDHELDTLREVGIQHPTVTDDEAVEVARVARLDLYNVRDQEDDSGRKIKVAANALLPDLDLVVTGQVDSEPGNDKFNTLDFQRARWSAGLDVDLPLDRKSERNSYRTALISYDRAVRELSLAEDNVKLEVRDAWRNLDQAKRNFDNRKLALALSERRVEEQKLRAEFGGGTVLDQVDAQNDFINAQNELTDALVRHTIARLEFWRDMGILYIKPNGQWEDVKDVQESPS; this is encoded by the coding sequence ATGCCTCGCTTGCTCCAAACGTTAGTTGTCATCACAGGCATTCTATGCGCAATAGGATGCTCGACTACCCATTACAAAGAGCGCGCCGATCGCGAGGTCTACTCCATTATTAAGGCCAAGTCCGGTGATGTGCCCGGCATGCCCGAGGAATTCAACATCGAGAAGGCGAGCGAGGATCCGGTCAAGGACTTGCCCGGTGCGGAACAGCCACCCGAGTTTCTGGGCGAAATGGGGCAGACGGAATCTGGAGCTCAAGTGCTTTCGCTGGAGAAGGCGCTTCAGATTGCGGTCACGAATAGTCGCACCTATCAGAACCAGAAAGAGCTGCTCTACCTTCAAGCACTGTCCCTGACTCTCGACAGGCATCGTTTTACTCCCATTTTTTCGGCGGGGGGATCAGCGCGATACAATCGATCCACGCAAGATATATCCAAGCTTTCAGCTACAGGCGAATTGGCCCAGGCGATACCGGGCTTCATGCAAAGCACCGGCGCGAACGCTTCCACACTTCTTGGGAATGCTCCAACAGCCGCAGGCTTCCTGGAGCTTTATGGCATTCCGCCGGACGCCACGTCGATCGCTGCGCTCCAGGCGGTAGGTTCTCTGGCGGGTACGCCTGCAAAGCTGTTGAATGAATATGCGAGCGTTGTCGAGGAGGCGTTTACCGTAACGGGCCTCAATCAGCCCAAGAACGAAATCATGAACGAGCGGAGTGTGTCTGGCGACACCTCAGTTGGCGTCAATCTGCTGCTAAGGGGTGGCGGACGCATCGCGGCTAGCTTGACCTCTGACTTTTTGCGTTTCCTGACGGGCGATCCGAGCGTGACCACTTCGTCGGCTTTGGTCGGAAGTATCACGCAACCTTTGTTGCGCGGCCGGGGTAAGGATGTCGTTGCAGAACAACTCACCCAGGCCGAGCGCGACGTGCTGTATCAATTGCGCACCTTCACACGGTTCCGTCAGGAATTCGTCGTGCAAGTTGCATCGTCCTATTACTCGGTACTTCAGAATCGCGATGCCGTCAGGAACAATTGGCAAGGTTACCAGTCGTTCCGTCTCAGCGCAGAGCGAGAACGCGCACTTGCCGAAGAGGGTCGCAGGACTCAGACCGATCTCGGCCGTATTGAGCAAAGCCTTCTCAACTCCGAGAACAGTTGGGTCGATTCGATCCGCGCATACAAGCAAAGTCTCGATAGGTTCAAGATTCTACTTGGACTTCCCACCGATGCGTCTATCATCCTGGACGATCACGAACTGGACACGTTACGCGAAGTTGGTATTCAACATCCCACGGTCACTGACGATGAGGCGGTAGAGGTTGCCCGAGTTGCGCGGTTGGACCTATACAATGTGAGAGACCAGGAGGACGACTCCGGGCGGAAGATCAAAGTCGCGGCCAACGCGTTGCTGCCGGATCTTGACCTCGTCGTAACCGGACAAGTAGACAGCGAGCCCGGCAATGACAAATTCAATACTTTGGACTTCCAACGCGCCAGATGGTCTGCGGGGTTGGACGTGGATCTTCCCCTGGACAGAAAGTCCGAGCGCAATTCTTACCGCACCGCGCTGATTTCGTATGACCGCGCCGTGCGCGAACTGAGTCTTGCGGAGGACAACGTCAAACTCGAAGTCCGCGATGCATGGCGAAATCTCGATCAAGCAAAGCGGAACTTCGACAACCGGAAACTGGCGCTCGCGCTGAGCGAACGGCGCGTGGAGGAGCAGAAGCTGCGCGCGGAGTTTGGCGGAGGCACCGTC